Genomic DNA from Lactuca sativa cultivar Salinas chromosome 8, Lsat_Salinas_v11, whole genome shotgun sequence:
CTACATTTATTTACAAACTTGGAATAATcaaaaatgatatatttttatacataaaagAAGCTCATGAATTcatttcatctttttttttatataaaaatataaaaaatacctTTCATTTTCTTTCTGAGATGCCATGGAAGTTGAAGCCTTGGACTCTGTTTCCTTTATTGGTGTCTTCCAAAAACCAAAACAACTCTCAAAAACTAACATCTTAAAAGCTCAATTTACAATATAACATTAAAACAAAACGTTTTGTAATAAAAAATAATCAAATACCTGTTTGATTTCATTGGGTAATTCATTAATTCTGTTTTGAAAAGTCTTAAAAGCTCGCCTAACAATATCCTTATCCCCCATTTGCTCCATGAATAAAGATCGTCTTCTTGATGAAGCAACAGAAGAAGAAGCTGTATCAGAAGTTACAGAATTCATACTCATTGATAAATGAAGCGACATTGGAGCAGTTCTTATGCtctttgatgatgatgatgacgtggCATTTGCTTTTTTTGATGATGATGATCGAGTGGAAGCCATGGGTGTAGGAGTTGCTTTTGGTTTTAATAATTTTGTCGATGATGTTTCAGGGGATTTGGGTATAATTGACGTTGGTTTCTTCTTCGTTTCTAATTTCGTTGGATTTACCTAAAATCAAAATGGGTGGAAATTTAATAAAACGagatttatcaaaaaaaaaaaaagaaaaaaggttTCTTTTTTtcgttaatgggttaagtaaaTCTGTAAATGTCACCTTTTTAGCTTTTGGTTTTGGAGTTTCTTGCTTAATTTCTTTAGGGTCTTCTAAATCGACTTTGAAATGTTGTTTGACCAGTTTCATACTCTCATCGTTGACCAAAACAGCTTCATCGAGCTTGTCGCCATTGATGTTTAACGCTATCGGGGTTTGAGATTGTAACAAATGCTCAGATTCATCTTGAAAGGTATCGTTTTTTACTAGAATAGCTTCTTGTGGATTATCACGACTGTTGTTTAATACAATCATGGAAACTTCTTTAAAGCTTTCGTCTTTTACTGAAGAAACTTCTTCTTCGTTCGCGTCTTGACATTTTTCAGATGCCTCCATTGTTGAAATCTCGACTTGGAGTTCTTCGTCGGTTTCGCAAGGCTTAATTTCGATAACTTCTTCTTGTTCTTTCTTAGTTTCTTCGAAATTGTCTTGTGGATAATCGTCTGATCTTGAAGGACCTGTTTCCCTTGCTTTCTGTTGATTTAATAGCTCCGCCTCCGCCTCCGCCTCTGCTTCAGCTTTCATGGCGGCGATTTTCTTGTAATGCGCTTCGAAAAAGGCTTTCTTTTGCGCTACAGATCCGGGCGTCGAGCATTTTCCGACTTCGTCTAGGTATTTATTCGGTGAAAAAGTCGACCATTTCTCCCATGAAAGTGAATCGTTCTCATATTTACCGAAAGAAACCGATACTCCCAAAGTCTCACGAGAGGCGACTGATTCTCTCATCTGTGAATAGTTGTAGTCACGAATTTTGTTAACAATCGAGACGAATCTAAGCAAGAATTGTTAGGTGAAGATGTTTGAAGTGTTGATAGGACAAATCAGTGGTAAATTTAGCAAGAATCTGATCTGTTTCTGAAGTAAATCTGTACAAACAGAACCGGTTTATAAACCCTAATTGCAAAATCGGCAAGAAGATGTACCTTGTTTTGAATGTTTTGTGCTTCCACCATAGATTCACCCATTAAAACGCTTCAAGATAAGAAGAGCTAATAAAGCCTCCAAGAAACTGTGAAGTAGATGGACCTCCAGATAGAAAGAAGCATGGGGTATTAGTTAAAGATAATGAGCAAGACTAAAAACACCCTCAAGTTTCCGAGAAATTATCAGAATGAAGACAAAAAGAAAGGTCGAAAACTGAAGCCTACAAGAAATATGCATGTGGAGTGTTTTTGTATAACTTGATATTTATCCATCAGTTTTTATGAAGTCGTGAAAAAGGCTTGTCTCTTTCTCATCTGTCTGGACATCTGATAAAAAATTGAAAACCTAATCATGATCCCTAAAAGAACCCCATGAAAGGTAAACATAGGAGATACAAATCATATTTTCCACAGACCACATGTTCCATCTTTTTATTACCAACAAAGTAACTTATGTAACTAGAGTAAAACAAAAAGGAACTCGTAGAGGCATTTTAACAAACACCTGGTGGGCATCAGTTTACCAATCAGATTCTCGTATAATTTCCCACAAATGCTTGGTGAATTTTGGAAAGATTAACCGTGTAAAGCTGAAAAGATGTAATCTCAATAAGATGGGTCGACTTTTTTGATGATTGATTACAtaaattttgtctttttttttacgAAGTTGTTGCATAAATGGTTTTGCTTTTCGTAATAAAGTAGGTGAAAACAAATCGATACAGATGATAAAGATTGATGGATGAGAATTTagtaaaaagtttaaattgtttcTTGACTATAAATTCCTAATATTTTGACCCAcaagaaaaaataaatttaatgtcaGATCAGATCGGCCATTAAAGTAGCGGAGGA
This window encodes:
- the LOC111912389 gene encoding protein WVD2-like 7 — protein: MGESMVEAQNIQNKMRESVASRETLGVSVSFGKYENDSLSWEKWSTFSPNKYLDEVGKCSTPGSVAQKKAFFEAHYKKIAAMKAEAEAEAEAELLNQQKARETGPSRSDDYPQDNFEETKKEQEEVIEIKPCETDEELQVEISTMEASEKCQDANEEEVSSVKDESFKEVSMIVLNNSRDNPQEAILVKNDTFQDESEHLLQSQTPIALNINGDKLDEAVLVNDESMKLVKQHFKVDLEDPKEIKQETPKPKAKKVNPTKLETKKKPTSIIPKSPETSSTKLLKPKATPTPMASTRSSSSKKANATSSSSSKSIRTAPMSLHLSMSMNSVTSDTASSSVASSRRRSLFMEQMGDKDIVRRAFKTFQNRINELPNEIKQTPIKETESKASTSMASQKENERSRKAAEKINPVRGKLEQTWKSESLGKKATSSSSSVVLRSNERAERRKEFFKNLEQKSNAREAERTQINSKSKEVKEAEMKKLRQNLSFKAKPMPSFYKAQGLSKSTSEKEAIKNGTQRRPDSHNR